The DNA segment ATGACAATGACCAAGAAGACCGTGCAGCTCAGGTGGTAGACAGTTTAGTCTTTGGCGGTAAAGAAGACTGGTTTTTGCCGAGCTTGGATGAGGTTACAAAGATGTATGAAAATCTTGCTAGTGAAGATGCTGGTGGGTTTACGTCTGCTGGTTATTGGTCGTCTTCCGAGCAAACTGCTAATAATGCGAGGTTTCAGTGGTTTTCCTCTCCGTTCGACGCGACCAGCATCGCAAAGAATAACGAATTTAGGCGTGTTCGTCCTATCCGGGCTTTTTAACGTGTGACGCACAGGAATAGAGAATGCACTGCTTTTCTGTTGTAGCTGAGCTACAAATGAGGGCGGCCGGAGTAATCTGGCTGCCCTTGTTCATTCCGCTTTGCGATGGGCGTAGTCCCTTTAACTGCGTGTGCGCCCCTAAATGGGGTCAGACCCTTACATTCTGGAGTTTTAGGTGGATTATAGACAAGGGAGTGATTCGGGGGCAGGATAAGGTATGAAGTTTTTTGTGCGGGTGGTGTTTTGGTGGCTTTTGAGTGGGGTGGTGCTGGTGACGCTGGTGGCCGAGCAGCCAGAACAGGTAGCTCATCCTGAGCCGACGGTGTTACTGACCAAGGAAGAACGGGAGTTTCTACAGGAGCTGGGGACGGTGACGATGCTGGTGGACCCGTACTGGTTGCCGTATGAGCTGTTGACCGAGGATAGCGAGTTTATCGGTATTGCGGCTGATCTGTTGGAGCTGATCTTTGGCCGGCTGGGGGTGGAGTACGAGATTGTGCCGACCGCCGACTGGGCCGAGACGCTGGAGGTGTCGCAGTCGGGTGGGGCTCACATCCTGGCGTTTTTGAACGAGACCCCGGAACGGCAGGAGTGGCTGACCTTCACCGATGTCTATTTTGTTGACCCGAATGTTTTTATTACCCGACAGGAGCATGCTTTCATTACCGACCCCCGCGCGCTGGATGGGGCGAAGCTGGTTTTGCCGGAGGGTACCAGCGTCGAAGAGCGTTTGCGACGTGATTATCCGAATATTGATATTGTTACGGTTCCGACCGAGAACGAGGTGTTCGAATGGGTGGAGCAGGGCAAGGCGCAGCTGACCCTACGTTCGTTGACGGTGGCGGCCTGGACGATTCGCGAGGATGGCTGGTTTAACCTCAAGGTGGCCGGGGAGCTGGCAGGTTATGAAAATCTGTTTCGTATTGGGGTATTGCACGAGCATGCGCCACTGGTGGAGATCTTGAACAAGGGGATAGCCACCCTGTCGCCGGTGGAGGTGCAAGAGATTGTGAATCGGCATACCGGACTGGTGGTGAAGCACCGGGTGGATTATGGGGCAGTAGTGCGTGCTGTGGCTGTGATGTCGGTGCTGGTGGTTTTAGCAGGCGGCTGGGCCTTACACAGTCGGCGCCTGAACCGGCGGCTGGTAGAACAGACAGCTTTGGCCTTAGAGAATTCCCGGCGTTTTGAAGAGCTCAGTTTGCAGAGCCGTTCTTTTGCCTGGGAGGTGGATGCCGAGGGGCTTTACTCCTACGTTAGTGATAATGTTAAACAAGTTGGCGGGTACAGACCGGCAGATCTGGTCGGAAATCGCTTTTTTTATGAGCTCACGCCGGTGGAGGATCGGCCGGAAGTCAAGTCGCATGCGTTTGAAATGATGCACCGGCAGGAGACCATGACCAACTA comes from the Spirochaeta africana DSM 8902 genome and includes:
- a CDS encoding ATP-binding protein, whose protein sequence is MKFFVRVVFWWLLSGVVLVTLVAEQPEQVAHPEPTVLLTKEEREFLQELGTVTMLVDPYWLPYELLTEDSEFIGIAADLLELIFGRLGVEYEIVPTADWAETLEVSQSGGAHILAFLNETPERQEWLTFTDVYFVDPNVFITRQEHAFITDPRALDGAKLVLPEGTSVEERLRRDYPNIDIVTVPTENEVFEWVEQGKAQLTLRSLTVAAWTIREDGWFNLKVAGELAGYENLFRIGVLHEHAPLVEILNKGIATLSPVEVQEIVNRHTGLVVKHRVDYGAVVRAVAVMSVLVVLAGGWALHSRRLNRRLVEQTALALENSRRFEELSLQSRSFAWEVDAEGLYSYVSDNVKQVGGYRPADLVGNRFFYELTPVEDRPEVKSHAFEMMHRQETMTNYENRLVRADGEVIWVESSGVPVTDSRGRVAGYRGLDKDVTDRKQAEFELERYKEALEQMVSDRTRQLLAAEKLAAIGILAAGMGHEINNPVSFILMNGQILQEAWPAIAQRLAGHSQGEDSIGGLPAGEFMQRARQAVDDILEGGRRIEAIVSNLRVYAMHGETVELSEIDLNEAVRGALYFCQHRIDAVTRQFDLKLHPAPLLFDSSLGHCEHVILNLLMNACHALTDPGQSISLRTGIGDAGEYYVLVCDEGCGMDEATLDKITDPFFTTRRNEGGTGLGLSVATQMAGELGGRLQFESTPGKGTCVWFWLPVRCG